One window of the Zea mays cultivar B73 chromosome 3, Zm-B73-REFERENCE-NAM-5.0, whole genome shotgun sequence genome contains the following:
- the LOC103650969 gene encoding NDR1/HIN1-like protein 10 → MAAYEKQQRPETPLNAAYYGQPIPPPQPPAYYPPPPPPPPVPRRGGRSRCLLGSVVALVVALGVATLVLWLIFRPDNLRAYADSAALSRFDLGSGGDLLQYNLTVDIRVRNPNRFGIRYDYAEAQAFYDGDRFGFDPLQPFYLGRRSDARVTATFSGSAAMDDGGDALRTYRRESGEGFYYVTVKVYSDLSFRVRVVRRHDFKSKITCVLRLPVPAAGGNANSTTAMTTLGTRCDVDF, encoded by the coding sequence ATGGCAGCCTACGAGAAGCAGCAGCGGCCGGAGACGCCGCTGAACGCCGCGTACTACGGCCAGCCGATCCCTCCGCCGCAGCCGCCCGCGTACTacccgccaccgccgccgccgccacccgtCCCACGCCGCGGCGGCCGCTCACGCTGCCTGCTCGGCTCCGTCGTGGCCCTCGTCGTCGCGCTCGGCGTCGCCACCCTGGTGCTCTGGCTCATCTTCCGCCCGGACAACCTCAGGGCCTACGCCGACTCCGCCGCGCTCTCCCGCTTCGACCTCGGCAGCGGCGGGGACCTCCTCCAGTACAACCTCACCGTGGACATCCGCGTGCGCAACCCCAACCGCTTCGGGATCCGCTACGACTACGCCGAGGCGCAGGCGTTCTACGACGGCGACCGCTTCGGGTTCGACCCGCTGCAGCCCTTCTACCTGGGCCGCAGGAGCGACGCCCGGGTCACGGCCACGTTCAGCGGCTCGGCGGCGATGGACGACGGCGGCGACGCGCTGCGCACGTACCGGAGGGAGAGCGGGGAGGGCTTCTACTACGTCACGGTGAAGGTGTACTCGGACCTTAGCTTCAGGGTTAGGGTCGTCCGCCGCCATGACTTCAAGAGCAAGATCACCTGCGTGCTGCGGCTGCCCGTGCCCGCTGCCGGCGGCAACGCCAACTCCACCACGGCGATGACGACGCTCGGGACGAGGTGCGACGTGGACTTCTGA
- the LOC103650970 gene encoding NDR1/HIN1-like protein 10: MSRERETLRNHHNLGYGLCVSVCCVHRRSLHRYMRALLADNRKLQKAMASHEHKIDQPYYGRPPIPPEAPAAGVRPLARRDASYALLCHAFRALTLALIAVGVVALVLWLVYQPSSLKAYVDSAQLTRFDLDNSGTQTHQLRYNLTVGVSIRNPNRKQAVLYRRLDAVALYGGERLGYVDFPRARQERRSTMEVRPSFRGQAALAGAGAAAALFGREKGEGFFSINVKLHTRVRLKVAVVDSAEYRPDVDCYVRVPDPGNATAVALGFTPTQCHVDDFS; the protein is encoded by the coding sequence ATGTCCCGGGAACGTGAGACCCTCAGAAACCACCACAACCTAGGCTACGGCCTGTGTGTCAGTGTGTGCTGTGTACATAGACGTTCCCTCCATCGATACATGCGTGCACTACTAGCTGATAATCGGAAGTTGCAGAAGGCCATGGCCAGTCACGAGCACAAGATCGACCAGCCCTACTACGGGCGCCCGCCCATCCCTCCCGAAGCACCGGCCGCCGGCGTCCGCCCGCTGGCGCGCCGGGACGCGTCGTACGCGCTCCTCTGCCACGCCTTCCGCGCGCTGACGCTGGCGCTCATCGCCGTCGGCGTCGTGGCGCTGGTGCTCTGGCTCGTCTACCAGCCCAGCAGCCTCAAGGCGTACGTCGACTCGGCGCAGCTCACCCGCTTCGACCTCGACAACAGCGGCACCCAGACCCACCAGCTGCGCTACAACCTCACCGTGGGCGTCAGCATCCGCAACCCGAACCGGAAGCAGGCCGTGCTGTATAGGCGCCTGGACGCCGTGGCGCTCTACGGCGGCGAGCGGCTCGGGTACGTGGACTTCCCGCGGGCGCGGCAGGAGCGCAGGAGCACGATGGAGGTGCGGCCCAGCTTCCGTGGACAGGCCGCCCtcgccggcgccggcgcggcggcggcgctgttCGGCAGGGAGAAGGGCGAGGGGTTCTTCAGCATCAACGTCAAGCTCCACACGAGGGTGCGGCTGAAGGTGGCCGTCGTGGACAGCGCCGAGTACAGGCCGGACGTGGACTGCTACGTGAGGGTTCCCGACCCGGGCAACGCCACGGCAGTGGCGCTGGGGTTCACGCCGACGCAGTGCCATGTCGACGACTTCTCGTGA